The Silvibacterium dinghuense DNA window TGGATCGGCTCACGACCCTGAACCAACGGCTCGCCGCAGCAGAGACAAACCGCATTCTGATGCAAGCCATCGCGCAGGCTGCGGAGAGCGGAGATCCCGAGCTTCTACCCGCGCTGAGCGGAGGAGGCGGCAGTGGCATGCCCGGGTATGGACCGCAGCTGGCAGTGATCCAGGAACTGCGCATGCGTGAGGCCGCACTCGAAGCAGAGATCGCAGAAAACGATGCGCGGTATGGTCCCGCCCATCCGCATACCGCTGAGTTGCAGGCAGAGCTTACCGGCGTGCAGCGATCGATCCGGGCAGAAGCAGAGCGCATGGGACATCGCGCACGGGTCGATCTCGATATCGCGCAGAACACCGAGAATGCCGCCCGCGACGCCTTCGAAAAACAGCGCTCCACCGCCGATGCGATGAGCAATCGCACCGTCGCCTATCAACTGGCGCGGCAGGAAGCCGACAGCAGCCGCAATGTCTATGAAGGCCTGCTCGCGAAGCTCAAACAGGCTGGGGTGCTCGAAGGCCTGCGCTCGACCAACCTCACCGTAGTAGCGCCGGCACAGGTTCCTCCGACACATCGGCCCAGCAGCCCGCGCATGCTGCTTGTCTACGCATGCGCCCTCATCGGCGGACTGTTCCTGGGCTGCACCGGAGGCTGGACAGCCGAACGCTTCGATCACTCGGTACGCTCCCTTGAGCAGCTCGAAGAGGAAGTCGGCTCTCCTCTGCTCGGCATCCTGCCAGAATTCTCTCGGCGTTTGAAGACGCGCCGTCGAGCCTCCTGGAGAGAAATCCTGATGCGCAGAGAATCGGTCTCGACTTCGCCCTTGTTCATGAGCAGAACAGGCATCGCAGACCAGGCGCGACAGGAGATCTTTGTCGAAGCACTATGCTCTCTACGAACATCCCTGCTGCGGCTGCGCGATGGAGACAGCTCGCAGGTGGTATTAATCACCAGCGCAGTAGCCGGCGAAGGCAAGAGTACGATTGCCGCCAATCTGGCCGGAGTGCTGGCGCAATCCGGCGAGCGAGTGTTGCTCGTCGATGCCGATCTGCGACGGCCGGGCATTTACCACGAGCTCGGCATGCCCGCCGGCCTTGGATTGAGACATGCACTGCGCAGCAAGAGCGAGCCCGCCATCCAGAAATTCCCCGGTCTTCCCAGCCTCTCCGTACTGTGCGGAAGCACGGCTGCAAGTATGCCGGCAGAACTGCTGGCGTCGGCAAAGATGCAGGAACTGCTCCGCGAATGGCGCCGGAATTACGACGTTGTGCTACTTGACAGCCCTCCGATTCTGCCGGCAACCGATCCGGCGCTGCTGGCGCAGGCGAGCGATGTCACCATCCTCGTGGCACGGCACGGCGTTACCACCTGCCAGGCCGTGCATCGCTCCATGGCCCTGCTCCGCGAGCAGATTCCGGAGACCGGCACATTGCGCGTGGTGCTGAACGGAATCTCCAAAGACAGCCAGGACTTTCACGATTACTACGGTGACAACAAGACCTATTCGAGACGGAAAACGGCATAAGCAGAGATGGAGAACAACATGAGAACAGTACTGGCCATACTGCTGGCAGCGTGCCTGTC harbors:
- a CDS encoding GumC family protein encodes the protein MNEKALLAGRPLEWTDLLTRPRREWTMLDLWQVMRRRRRWVLWPTGAALLLATLYWLLATPRFQANGEIEVQRESAAAFGLDNSVNGEPSQAEGDSLDYSMTLETESKILESPTLALRVMHDLELETTHDYFPQRTTGWHLPAWLFFWRQPLEPLNIRLEDAPNRRYVALKIFEHHLKVKAEPGTRLIDVSYADPNPYLATAVVNRLLSALTEYTYQARFQATAQASDWLAGQLKGLRAQTQALEDRASRLQRDTGIYGDDAGHNIVLDRLTTLNQRLAAAETNRILMQAIAQAAESGDPELLPALSGGGGSGMPGYGPQLAVIQELRMREAALEAEIAENDARYGPAHPHTAELQAELTGVQRSIRAEAERMGHRARVDLDIAQNTENAARDAFEKQRSTADAMSNRTVAYQLARQEADSSRNVYEGLLAKLKQAGVLEGLRSTNLTVVAPAQVPPTHRPSSPRMLLVYACALIGGLFLGCTGGWTAERFDHSVRSLEQLEEEVGSPLLGILPEFSRRLKTRRRASWREILMRRESVSTSPLFMSRTGIADQARQEIFVEALCSLRTSLLRLRDGDSSQVVLITSAVAGEGKSTIAANLAGVLAQSGERVLLVDADLRRPGIYHELGMPAGLGLRHALRSKSEPAIQKFPGLPSLSVLCGSTAASMPAELLASAKMQELLREWRRNYDVVLLDSPPILPATDPALLAQASDVTILVARHGVTTCQAVHRSMALLREQIPETGTLRVVLNGISKDSQDFHDYYGDNKTYSRRKTA